GGAGCACGTCCTGGACGTTGCCCGACAGTTCCCGCCCGTCGGGTCCGACTATCGAGGTGATGTTGATTGCCGGATGTTGATCTTGCGGAAGGAAGAAGTCAGTGAACAACTTCTGCCATGCCGGGTATTCCTCTTCGAAGGCCCATTTGGAATGTTGCAACGCGCCCATGGTGTTCGCCAATGAAGTAAGCAGAGGTACCAACCAATAGCCGCCTCTAAATATGCTGCCGATGGAGGGGATGGCTTCACTCAGATACGACGTCTCGACCTGCATCCGATACATCCCCAACAACCCCTGCGGCGAGAACAAGTCCTGGTAGGCCGGTATTCGGTTGTGGACGGCCTCAGCGGTCGCGGACGCGTTGTTCAGGAGCTGGTCAACGACGTCGATGTTGTCCGACAGACCCGAGAGATCAGCAGCGACCTGCGACGCCAACTTGCGTACCGCACCGTCGCCCTGCGGAGTCACTCGGTTCAAGCCAACGATCGCCTCTTGCACGCGCTCGATCGAACCACTCGTGATGAAGTTCGCCAGATGCGCGATCGTGTCTTCCAGCTGTGGCGGAGATGTGGTCTGTGCTAACGGGATTCGTCCGCCAGAGCGCAGGATGCCGTTGGCCGGTTGGTCCGATTTATTGCGGTCGAGCGCCACATAGAGATCGCCCAGGACCGTAGCCTGCTGCAACGACGCTTGAATGTTCTGGGGCAGGGCGACGCTGGCGCTGATGCGGGCGGTGACATCGACTTGACGGGCGGTTCCCGCGACGTTGGTGACGACGCCGACAGTTTTCCCGTCCAGCACCACCTTGGCCCGTGCGGGTAGGTTCAGCGCATTGTTGAACGCGATGACGATGTCGTATCCGTCGCGATACGCATCGCCCGGACTCGGTAACGCATTCACGTTGATCGAGGCGCACGAGGAGACGATGACGCCGCACGCCAGGATCAGTGCAACCCGCAATCTCCGAGCCCTCATCGTCTCGCCGCCTCGGTCAGAACGTACT
The sequence above is drawn from the Mycobacterium marseillense genome and encodes:
- a CDS encoding MlaD family protein, with protein sequence MRARRLRVALILACGVIVSSCASINVNALPSPGDAYRDGYDIVIAFNNALNLPARAKVVLDGKTVGVVTNVAGTARQVDVTARISASVALPQNIQASLQQATVLGDLYVALDRNKSDQPANGILRSGGRIPLAQTTSPPQLEDTIAHLANFITSGSIERVQEAIVGLNRVTPQGDGAVRKLASQVAADLSGLSDNIDVVDQLLNNASATAEAVHNRIPAYQDLFSPQGLLGMYRMQVETSYLSEAIPSIGSIFRGGYWLVPLLTSLANTMGALQHSKWAFEEEYPAWQKLFTDFFLPQDQHPAINITSIVGPDGRELSGNVQDVLRILGASP